The genome window TGTCTATCTAAAGCGATAATCACGCCGGCGGGTTCTGCACCTGCGGCACGGATGATCTCAACAGACTCTCTTACGGAGGTTCCGGCAGAAATGACATCATCGATGATAAGTACTTTGCCTTTGAGTTCTGCACCAACCAATTGACCACCTTCACCGTGATCTTTGATTTCTTTTCGGTTAAACACATATGGCATATCTTGATTATGCTGATCGGCCAGCGCAACAACGGTGGTAGAGGCGAGAGGTATGCCTTTATAGGCGGGGCCGAATAACACATCAAATTTCAGTTCATAATCAGCAATAGTTTGAGCGTAGAATCGGCCGAGTTTAGCCAGGCTGGCACCACTGTTAAATAAGCCGCTATTGAAAAAATAGGGACTTTGACGGCCTGATTTGAGCGTAAATGAGCCAAATCGTAAAACACCTGTGGCTAAGGCAAACTCGATAAATTCTTTTTGATACTGTTTAATCATGTTGTTTTTGAACTCGGTAAATCGCGACCTGACCAAATAAGTTAGGCAGACAACGTATTCCTAGACTATCTTTATTGTTGTGATTAACAATGCTTCTGTTAAGCACGTTAAGGTGATAGTCATCACAAAGATTTTCAAAATCTTTAATCGTACATAAATGGATATTCGGTGTTTCAAACCAGGCATTCGGCAGTGTCTTTGAGACCGGCATTTTGCCACCCAGCGCTAATTGCATTCGACATTGCCAG of Methylophaga marina contains these proteins:
- the pyrE gene encoding orotate phosphoribosyltransferase; the encoded protein is MIKQYQKEFIEFALATGVLRFGSFTLKSGRQSPYFFNSGLFNSGASLAKLGRFYAQTIADYELKFDVLFGPAYKGIPLASTTVVALADQHNQDMPYVFNRKEIKDHGEGGQLVGAELKGKVLIIDDVISAGTSVRESVEIIRAAGAEPAGVIIALDRQERGQGELSAIQEVQAEHNIPVLNIISLNDLLGYLKDNPDFGEFLPAVAAYREQFGVA